A window from Carassius carassius chromosome 40, fCarCar2.1, whole genome shotgun sequence encodes these proteins:
- the lrrc59 gene encoding leucine-rich repeat-containing protein 59, with the protein MIKGKVENIKDKIDGNELDLSLSNLTEVPVKELTAFPKATVLDLSCNNLTTLTSDFCSLTHLIKIDLSKNQLVCLPEEIGQLSNLQHLDLYNNKLKMLPIGFSQLKSLKWLDLKDNPLEPTLAKAAGDCLDEKQCKQCASRVLQHMKVLQEEAEKEQERRLFKERELEKKKEAKQREKEAREREAQKKKKAEEKEKKRKEYQAQMAALAAQEQQKKKKEEKKKRAAQNQGKKKASESVPKAKRSICSLFFSLLLKLLLLLIVGVASVIAVCQLTDLRKEAFCVPLNVHFEETVRWAQGLEVVQQVIQKMSDLRS; encoded by the exons ATGATTAAAGGCAAAGTTGAAAACATTAAAGACAAAATTGATGGCAATGAGCTTGATTTGAGTCTCAGTAATCTTACTGAAGTGCCAGTCAAGGAGCTG ACTGCATTTCCAAAGGCAACGGTTTTGGATCTGTCCTGTAATAATCTTACAACTCTGACT TCTGACTTCTGCAGCTTGACTCACCTTATAAAAATTGACCTGAGCAAGAATCAGCTCGTCTGCTTGCCAGAAGAAATCGGGCAACTCAGTAACCTCCAGCACCTGGATTTATACAAcaacaaactgaaaatgcttCCCATTGGCTTCTCACAACTCAAG AGTCTAAAATGGCTGGATCTGAAGGACAACCCCTTGGAGCCAACCCTGGCCAAGGCTGCAGGCGATTGCTTGGATGAGAAGCAGTGCAAACAGTGTGCATCCAGG GTTCTGCAGCACATGAAGGTCCTACAGGAAGAAGCAGAAAAGGAACAAGAACGTCGATTGTTTAAAGAGAGAG agcttgaaaagaaaaaagaagctaAGCAGAGGGAAAAGGAGGCCAGGGAAAGAGAagcgcaaaaaaagaaaaaagcagaagagaaggaaaagaaaagaaaggagtATCAAGCTCAGATGGCTGCTCTTGCTGCACAAGAAcaacagaaaaagaagaaagaagagaagaaaaagagagCTGCTCAAAATCAAG GTAAAAAGAAAGCATCAGAGTCGGTGCCCAAAGCCAAGCGGTCCATCTGCTCCCTTTTCTTCTCTCTGCTCCTGAAACTCCTGCTCCTGTTAATTGTAGGAGTAGCAAGCGTAATAGCAGTTTGTCAGTTGACTGATCTGAGGAAGGAGGCGTTCTGTGTTCCACTCAACGTGCACTTTGAGGAGACGGTGAGGTGGGCTCAGGGTCTGGAGGTTGTGCAGCAGGTCATTCAGAAAATGTCTGATCTCAGATCATAA
- the rnf157 gene encoding E3 ubiquitin ligase RNF157 yields the protein MGALTSRQNAGVEEVDISTSSVYRYPPKSGSYFASHFIMGGEKFDSTHPEGYLFGENTDLNFLGNRPVAFPYNAPPPHEPVKTLRSLINIRKDTLRLVRCSEDMKLPGQEVGKSQSCYNIEFTFDADTQVTITIYYQAIEEFHNGVPIYLPQDSSLQSETVHFKRGVCQQFCLPSHYVNLSEWADEELLFDMDKDIYPMVVQAVVDEGDEHLGHSHVLLATFEKHMDGSYCVKPLKQKQVVDGVSYLLQEIYGIENKYNSQEPKVAEDEISDNSAECVVCLSDVRDTLILPCRHLCLCNACADTLRYQANCCPICRLPFRALLQIRAMRKKLSPLTPTGFNPVITSQTSDSEEHSASEHIPPGYEAVSLLEALNGPLNPSPSAPPLQGHVSGSVPTYGSDSCLTPACSLSPLEHSVSSSQNVKHKKSASKSISQNSSVLPEEEDEKSCSESEVQTCRRKLHAEQQESGVTPESDNITLSSSGAIDQSSCNGTPLSSTITSPEDPVSSSLAQSVMSMASSHSQHSQISTDTLSSMSGSYMAGAEGEEAAETRAESRAPSQHEGEEIPNGAKGHNFVAVILEERDSEGNDVTEEDCASPTKEHGGRRRSEVPCPEFDNNNQGQSDTHYMTGLDNEQPPDGQFAGLLYLDVYRHGRDPLTHHASTSNINLEEQGVSNEVANPKNKSHRGPLAV from the exons ATGGGAGCTTTGACAAGCCGTCAGAATGCAGGAGTGGAGGAGGTCGATATTTCAACCAGTTCTGTTTACAGATACCCACCCAAATCCG GGAGTTATTTTGCTAGCCATTTCATTATGGGAGGAGAGAAATTTGATTCAACTCATCCTGAAGGCTACCTCTTTGGTGAAAATACTGACCTCAACTTCCTTGGCAACAGACCAGTAGCG TTCCCGTACAATGCTCCCCCTCCACATGAGCCGGTCAAGACCCTCCGCAGTCTCATCAACATCCGTAAAGACACTCTGCGACTTGTCCG ATGTAGTGAAGACATGAAGCTTCCTGGACAGGAAGTTGGAAAAAGCCAAAGCTGCTATAATATTGAGTTTACCTTTGATGCCGACACACAAGTTACCATCACCATATACTACCAAGCCATTGAAGAGTTTCACAATGGTGTGCCAAT ATACTTGCCGCAGGACAGCTCTCTGCAGTCAGAGACGGTGCACTTCAAACGCGGCGTCTGCCAACAGTTCTGTCTGCCCTCTCATTACGTCAACTTATCAGAGTGGGCAGATGAGGAG CTATTGTTTGACATGGATAAAGACATCTACCCCATGGTTGTACAAGCAGTAGTGGACGAGGGAGATG AACACTTGGGACACTCTCATGTTCTTCTTGCAACGTTTGAGAAA CATATGGATGGAAGTTACTGTGTAAAACCTCTGAAACAGAAACAAGTG GTGGATGGTGTTAGTTACCTGCTGCAGGAGATCTACGGTATAGAGAACAAATACAACAGTCAAGAACCAAAG GTGGCAGAAGATGAGATTAGTGACAACAGCGCGGAATGTGTGGTGTGTTTGTCGGACGTGCGGGACACACTTATCCTGCCCTGCAGACACCTGTGCCTGTGCAACGCCTGCGCAGACACACTGCGTTACCAGGCCAACTGTTGCCCCATCTGTCGACTGC CGTTTCGTGCCCTCCTTCAAATTCGAGCGATGAGGAAAAAACTGAGCCCACTCACACCTACTGGATTCAACCCTGTCATCACCTCACAGACATCAGATTCAGAGGAGCACTCG GCATCAGAGCACATCCCACCAGGCTATGAAGCTGTGTCCCTGTTGGAGGCCTTGAATGGGCCCCTGAACCCATCGCCATCTGCTCCTCCACTTCAGGGCCATGTTTCTGGATCTGTGCCCACATATGGCAGTGATAGCTGCCTCACGCCCGCATGCTCCCTCTCTCCGCTAGAACACTCTGTCAGCTCCAGCCAGAATGTGAAACACAAGAAGAGTGCCTCTAA ATCCATCTCCCAGAATTCTTCAGTGCTgcctgaggaggaggatgagaagtcATGCAGTGAGTCTGAAGTGCAAACGTGCAGGAGAAAACTGCATGCAGAACAGCAAGAG TCTGGAGTGACTCCTGAAAGTGACAACATCACCCTGTCATCCTCTGGGGCCATAGATCAGTCCTCCTGCAACGGGACCCCTCTGTCCTCCACAATCACCTCCCCAGAGG ATCCAGTAAGCAGCAGCCTGgcccagtctgtgatgtcaatggcatcctctcatagccagcACTCTCAGATcagcacagacacactctcttcaATGTCCGGATCCTACATGGCTGGTGCCGAGGGAGAGGAGGCAGCTGAGACCCGAGCAGAGAGCCGAGCACCTTCCCAACATGAGGGTGAG GAAATCCCCAACGGGGCAAAAGGGCATAACTTTGTGGCTGTCATTCTTGAAGAACGGGATTCAGAG GGTAATGATGTGACTGAGGAAGATTGCGCATCTCCCACCAAAGAACATG GTGGGCGCAGGAGGAGCGAGGTACCTTGTCCAGAGTTTGACAATAACAATCAGGGGCAGTCTGACACCCACTATATGACAGGCCTGGACAATGAGCAGCCTCCTGATGGCCAATTCGCTG GTCTGTTATACCTCGATGTCTATCGTCATGGACGGGATCCTTTGACTCACCATGCGTCCACCAGCAACATCAACCTGGAGGAGCAAGGGGTCTCCAATGAGGTGGCGAATCCCAAGAACAAATCTCATCGTGGACCCCTAGCTGTGTAA
- the srsf2a gene encoding serine and arginine rich splicing factor 2a, producing MSYGRPPPDVEGMTSLKVDNLTYRTSPETLRRVFEKYGRVGDVYIPRDRYTKESRGFAFVRFHDKRDAEDAMDAMDGALLDGRELRVQMARYGRPPDSHYSRRGAAPRRYGGHGRRSRSRSPRRRRHSRSRSRSKSRSRSRSRYSRSRSYSRSRSRSRSRSKTRTPRRSKSKSASRSRSRSKSKSRSRSHTPRSNKGSKSRSRSRSRPKSPEDTGATAES from the exons ATGAGTTACGGCAGACCTCCGCCCGACGTCGAGGGCATGACATCTTTAAAAGTCGACAATCTGACGTACCGCACGTCTCCTGAAACGCTGCGGCGGGTTTTCGAAAAGTACGGCCGAGTCGGGGACGTCTACATCCCGAGAGACCGGTACACAAAAGAGAGCCGCGGGTTTGCCTTTGTCCGTTTTCATGATAAGCGGGACGCCGAAGATGCAATGGACGCCATGGACGGCGCGCTGCTGGACGGGCGCGAACTGCGCGTGCAAATGGCGCGATACGGGCGCCCGCCAGATTCGCATTATAGCCGCCGCGGAGCCGCGCCGAGGAGGTACGGGGGACACGGACGGAGAAGCCGAAG CCGTAGTCCTCGGCGCAGGAGGCACAGCAGGTCTAGGTCCAGGAGCAAGAGCCGTTCCCGTAGCAGATCCCGCTACAGCCGATCCAGGTCCTACTCCCGTTCCCGATCTAGGTCCCGTTCCCGCTCTAAAACCCGCACACCACGCAGAAGCAAGTCCAAATCGGCTTCCAGGTCCCGTTCGAGGTCCAAATCCAAGTCTCGCTCCAGGAGCCATACTCCTAGATCCAACAAAGGATCCAAATCACGATCCAGATCGCGAAGCAGACCCAAATCTCCTGAGGATACTGGAGCCACTGCTGAATCCTGA
- the nat9 gene encoding N-acetyltransferase 9 isoform X1: MLLKMRINEDTLLEGEKVVLVPYNADHVPRYHQWMCSPELQKLTSSDPLTLEQEYDMQRCWREDDDKCTFIILDKQKWADPSIPEQECMVGDVNIFLTDPSDPSLAELEIMIAVPCYRGKGLGKEVTRMMMCYGRTKQVFKDLLLVVTTLYVRIFCVCVFTSTGVHKLGIQKFEVKIGLDNKISIAMFKKFHFRELSISEVFQEVILGVTVNEALQKHVFGNMDFMLQREYGKARDSRQAPFTPLSL, encoded by the exons AT gctGCTTAAAATGAGGATTAATGAAGATACATTACTGGAGGGGGAGAAGGTTGTATTAGTACCTTACAATGCAGATCATGTTCCCAG GTATCATCAGTGGATGTGCTCTCCTGAACTGCAGAAGCTGACTTCATCAGATCCCCTGACACTGGAGCAGGAATATGACATGCAAAGATGCTGGAGAGAAGATGATGACA AGTGCACCTTCATCATCTTGGATAAACAGAAATGGGCAGATCCGAGTATACCGGAGCAAGAGTGCATGGTGGGAGATGTTAACATTTTCCTCACTGACCCCAGCGATCCTTCCCTGGCTGAATTGGAGATCATGATTGCAG ttcCCTGCTACAGAGGAAAGGGACTTGGGAAAGAAGTAACACGCATGATGATGTGCTACGGTAGGACAAAGCAGGTGTTTAAAGATCTATTATTAGTAGTGACTACTTTATATGTACgtattttctgtgtgtgtgt atttacCTCAACAGGTGTCCATAAACTTGGaattcaaaagtttgaagtcaaGATTGGTTTGGATAACAAAATCAGCATTGCCATGTTCAAGAAATTCCATTTCCGAGAG CTCTCCATCAGTGAGGTCTTTCAGGAGGTTATTCTTGGGGTCACTGTGAATGAGGCTTTACAGAAGCATGTTTTTGGAAACATGGACTTCATGCTGCAGAGGGAGTATGGGAAGGCACGGGACAGCAGGCAGGCACCGTTCACACCATTATCTCTGTGA
- the nat9 gene encoding N-acetyltransferase 9 isoform X2, with amino-acid sequence MRINEDTLLEGEKVVLVPYNADHVPRYHQWMCSPELQKLTSSDPLTLEQEYDMQRCWREDDDKCTFIILDKQKWADPSIPEQECMVGDVNIFLTDPSDPSLAELEIMIAVPCYRGKGLGKEVTRMMMCYGRTKQVFKDLLLVVTTLYVRIFCVCVFTSTGVHKLGIQKFEVKIGLDNKISIAMFKKFHFRELSISEVFQEVILGVTVNEALQKHVFGNMDFMLQREYGKARDSRQAPFTPLSL; translated from the exons ATGAGGATTAATGAAGATACATTACTGGAGGGGGAGAAGGTTGTATTAGTACCTTACAATGCAGATCATGTTCCCAG GTATCATCAGTGGATGTGCTCTCCTGAACTGCAGAAGCTGACTTCATCAGATCCCCTGACACTGGAGCAGGAATATGACATGCAAAGATGCTGGAGAGAAGATGATGACA AGTGCACCTTCATCATCTTGGATAAACAGAAATGGGCAGATCCGAGTATACCGGAGCAAGAGTGCATGGTGGGAGATGTTAACATTTTCCTCACTGACCCCAGCGATCCTTCCCTGGCTGAATTGGAGATCATGATTGCAG ttcCCTGCTACAGAGGAAAGGGACTTGGGAAAGAAGTAACACGCATGATGATGTGCTACGGTAGGACAAAGCAGGTGTTTAAAGATCTATTATTAGTAGTGACTACTTTATATGTACgtattttctgtgtgtgtgt atttacCTCAACAGGTGTCCATAAACTTGGaattcaaaagtttgaagtcaaGATTGGTTTGGATAACAAAATCAGCATTGCCATGTTCAAGAAATTCCATTTCCGAGAG CTCTCCATCAGTGAGGTCTTTCAGGAGGTTATTCTTGGGGTCACTGTGAATGAGGCTTTACAGAAGCATGTTTTTGGAAACATGGACTTCATGCTGCAGAGGGAGTATGGGAAGGCACGGGACAGCAGGCAGGCACCGTTCACACCATTATCTCTGTGA
- the nat9 gene encoding N-acetyltransferase 9 isoform X3, producing MLLKMRINEDTLLEGEKVVLVPYNADHVPRYHQWMCSPELQKLTSSDPLTLEQEYDMQRCWREDDDKCTFIILDKQKWADPSIPEQECMVGDVNIFLTDPSDPSLAELEIMIAVPCYRGKGLGKEVTRMMMCYGVHKLGIQKFEVKIGLDNKISIAMFKKFHFRELSISEVFQEVILGVTVNEALQKHVFGNMDFMLQREYGKARDSRQAPFTPLSL from the exons AT gctGCTTAAAATGAGGATTAATGAAGATACATTACTGGAGGGGGAGAAGGTTGTATTAGTACCTTACAATGCAGATCATGTTCCCAG GTATCATCAGTGGATGTGCTCTCCTGAACTGCAGAAGCTGACTTCATCAGATCCCCTGACACTGGAGCAGGAATATGACATGCAAAGATGCTGGAGAGAAGATGATGACA AGTGCACCTTCATCATCTTGGATAAACAGAAATGGGCAGATCCGAGTATACCGGAGCAAGAGTGCATGGTGGGAGATGTTAACATTTTCCTCACTGACCCCAGCGATCCTTCCCTGGCTGAATTGGAGATCATGATTGCAG ttcCCTGCTACAGAGGAAAGGGACTTGGGAAAGAAGTAACACGCATGATGATGTGCTACG GTGTCCATAAACTTGGaattcaaaagtttgaagtcaaGATTGGTTTGGATAACAAAATCAGCATTGCCATGTTCAAGAAATTCCATTTCCGAGAG CTCTCCATCAGTGAGGTCTTTCAGGAGGTTATTCTTGGGGTCACTGTGAATGAGGCTTTACAGAAGCATGTTTTTGGAAACATGGACTTCATGCTGCAGAGGGAGTATGGGAAGGCACGGGACAGCAGGCAGGCACCGTTCACACCATTATCTCTGTGA
- the LOC132121887 gene encoding 5-hydroxytryptamine receptor 3A-like: MSYFPVCAICLLFLADLVFPKQVCSKQDVLEYLNLTRDNEKFTTCRPALDWRNATIVYFDIYLYGILSMSWNNERVSWDPKDFCGIKSVILPKEMLWKPDLYILETAEKEDGPLNPYLYITHDGTVTMEDDHKIVSTCAMNVHKFPFDTQTCHITVSSINYSDKEIKLVPASNSSKVTQVARESILTQGEWEFLNISISLKNESYEDQTFDSIKYTISVRRMPLMHFINFQLPILFFLFLDLASFFIPERGEKLCFKVTVLLGVSVLLLILNDILPSKSHRCPLIAVYVIVIFSFMLLSLLETVLVIYLINMNSELDTKEDQRPEDHNSDTDNWKRDRNGVEAPLESLMLKKIYSKEKMNDVQLLRLILEELQTIRQTHDPETLKAKPAQIYWLGIAKCINRVFFMVYLISVSLFLVFIFREWKAE, from the exons ATGAGTTATTTTCCTGTCTGTGCTATCTGTCTACTTTTTCTAGCAG ATTTAGTGTTCCCTAAACAAGTGTGCAGTAAGCAAGATGTACTGGAATATTTAAATCTTACCAGAGACAATGAAAAATTCACAACTTGCCGTCCTGCATTGGACTGGAGAAACGCCACAATTGTGTATTTTGATATTTACCTCTACGGCATCCTTTCTATG aGTTGGAACAATGAACGAGTCTCTTGGGATCCTAAAGATTTTTGTGGCATTAAAAGTGTGATTTTGCCAAAAGAGATGCTTTGGAAACCAGACCTTTATATTCTTGAGAC TGCAGAAAAGGAAGATGGACCACTGAACCCATATTTGTATATTACTCATGATGGAACTGTGACGATGGAGGATGACCATAAGATTGTCAGCACCTGCGCAATGAATGTGCACAAGTTTCCTTTTGATACACAAACGTGCCACATCACAGTATCTTCAATTAATTACTCAG ATAAAGAAATAAAGCTGGTTCCTGCCTCCAACTCATCAAAGGTGACACAGGTTGCTCGAGAAAGCATATTAACACAAGGAGAATGGGAGTTCTTGAACATATCCATCTCACTTAAGAATGAGAGCTATGAGGACCAAACATTCGACAGCATAAAGTACACG ATTTCAGTCAGAAGGATGCCCCTGATGCATTTCATCAATTTTCAGCTACCTatattgtttttcctttttttggacCTAGCATCTTTTTTCATACCAGAAAGAGGGGAAAAACTGTGCTTCAAAGTGACTGTGCTACTGGGGGTCTCTGTACTTCTGCTCATCCTAAATGACATTCTGCCATCCAAATCTCACAGATGTCCTCTGATAG CTGTGTATGTCATTGTCATCTTTTCTTTCATGTTGCTGAGTCTTCTGGAGACAGTTTTGGTGATATACTTGATAAATATGAACTCTGAACTAGACACGAAGGAGGATCAGAGACCTGAAGATCACAACTCTGACACAG ATAACTGGAAAAGAGACAGGAATGGAGTCGAAGCTCCCCTTGAGTCTCTGATGTTGAAGAAAATATACAGCAAAGAAAAAATGAATGACGTGCAGCTATTAAGGCTGATCCTAGAAGAGCTTCAGACTATCAGACAGACTCATGATCCTGAGACTTTAAAAGCCAAGCCTGCTCAGATTTACTGGTTAGGAATCGCTAAATGTATTAACAGGGTTTTCTTTATGGTTTATCTCATCTCAGTTTCTCTCTTTCTTGTCTTTATCTTTCGAGAGTGGAAAGCTGAGTAA